From Streptomyces sp. TLI_053, a single genomic window includes:
- a CDS encoding CBS domain-containing protein, with protein MTTARDIMHAGAQCVAADQSLADAARMMRDMNVGALPICGADQKLKGIITDRDIIVRCIAEGRDPAAMKAMELAGHLHCVHADDSMDAVLHKMEQHQIRRIPVIDGDRLVGMISEADLAMGHREGQRLTDQQIVDFMDSVYMTR; from the coding sequence GTGACTACTGCCCGAGACATCATGCACGCCGGCGCCCAGTGCGTCGCCGCCGACCAGAGCCTCGCCGATGCCGCCAGGATGATGCGCGACATGAACGTCGGCGCCCTCCCGATCTGCGGCGCGGACCAGAAGCTCAAGGGCATCATCACCGACCGCGACATCATCGTCCGGTGCATCGCCGAGGGGCGGGACCCGGCGGCGATGAAGGCCATGGAGCTGGCCGGCCACCTGCACTGCGTCCACGCGGACGACAGCATGGACGCGGTGCTGCACAAGATGGAGCAGCACCAGATCCGCCGCATCCCGGTCATCGACGGCGACCGGCTGGTCGGCATGATCAGCGAGGCCGACCTCGCGATGGGCCACCGCGAGGGCCAGCGGCTGACGGACCAGCAGATCGTCGACTTCATGGACAGCGTCTACATGACCCGGTGA
- a CDS encoding helix-turn-helix domain-containing protein, giving the protein MTEEFTGAPGPVRAADRTAVTAAPDPVDEAVRARPATALRPYVAWYSGYRQRGLPPALHRGLPSPYLTFIVTLDEPLTMAGHPDPAQPPGSFATLLGGLHTAPALISHDGRQSGIQVAVHPLAARALFGLPAGELAELDVPAEAVLGAVAERLQEAVREARTWPERFAALDGALLRLAHPSGRVQPEVLRAWDALRRSGGALPVAALAQETGWSGRHLLDRFRRETGLTPKAAARVIRFDRARRLLAAPGPAPRLAELAVRCGYFDQAHLAREFRALAGCAPTVWLAEEGPDAARFRNVQGGAAGPGPEWEA; this is encoded by the coding sequence GTGACGGAGGAGTTCACCGGAGCGCCCGGTCCGGTACGGGCGGCGGACCGGACAGCGGTGACAGCCGCCCCCGACCCGGTCGACGAGGCGGTCCGGGCACGGCCCGCGACCGCTCTGCGCCCCTATGTGGCCTGGTACTCGGGCTACCGCCAACGGGGTCTGCCGCCCGCCCTGCACCGGGGCCTGCCGTCCCCGTACCTGACCTTCATCGTGACCCTGGACGAACCGCTCACCATGGCGGGCCACCCCGACCCGGCACAGCCGCCCGGCAGCTTCGCCACCCTGCTCGGCGGGCTGCACACGGCCCCGGCGCTGATCAGCCACGACGGCCGGCAGTCCGGCATCCAGGTCGCCGTCCACCCGCTGGCGGCGCGGGCACTGTTCGGGCTGCCGGCCGGGGAGCTCGCCGAGCTGGACGTCCCTGCGGAGGCGGTGCTCGGCGCGGTCGCCGAGCGGCTCCAGGAGGCCGTGCGGGAGGCCCGGACCTGGCCGGAGCGGTTCGCGGCGCTCGACGGCGCGCTGCTGCGTCTCGCGCACCCCTCCGGCCGGGTGCAGCCCGAGGTGCTGCGCGCCTGGGACGCGCTGCGGCGCAGCGGTGGGGCGCTGCCGGTGGCCGCGCTCGCCCAGGAGACCGGCTGGAGCGGCCGCCATCTGCTGGACCGGTTCCGCCGCGAGACCGGGCTCACTCCGAAGGCCGCCGCGCGGGTGATCCGGTTCGACCGGGCCCGGCGGCTGTTGGCCGCGCCCGGTCCGGCGCCACGGCTGGCGGAGCTCGCGGTGCGCTGCGGGTACTTCGACCAGGCTCATCTGGCCCGGGAGTTCCGTGCGCTCGCGGGGTGCGCGCCGACGGTCTGGCTCGCCGAGGAGGGGCCGGACGCGGCGAGGTTCCGAAACGTCCAAGGCGGGGCGGCCGGGCCCGGGCCAGAGTGGGAGGCATGA
- a CDS encoding VOC family protein has product MDTDGANSGGTGAGTAPAPQVWPSLRARDARALIRFLVEAFGFEEVVAYGEGEFVAHAELAWPEGGGIMLGSDRPAPEDGEPWPGGPGTFSAYVVTADPDALHTRAAAAGARITTAPYDTDYGSRDFAAADPEGNHWYFGSYPGAPRPSAG; this is encoded by the coding sequence ATGGACACCGACGGCGCGAACAGCGGTGGCACCGGCGCGGGGACGGCACCCGCCCCGCAGGTCTGGCCCAGTCTGCGGGCCCGCGACGCCCGGGCGCTGATCCGCTTCCTGGTGGAGGCCTTCGGCTTCGAGGAGGTCGTCGCCTACGGCGAGGGCGAGTTCGTGGCCCATGCCGAACTGGCGTGGCCGGAGGGCGGCGGGATCATGCTGGGCTCCGACCGGCCGGCCCCCGAGGACGGCGAGCCCTGGCCCGGCGGCCCCGGGACCTTCTCCGCCTACGTGGTCACGGCGGACCCGGACGCCCTGCACACGCGGGCGGCCGCCGCCGGGGCCCGGATCACCACCGCGCCGTACGACACCGACTACGGCTCGCGCGACTTCGCCGCCGCCGACCCGGAGGGCAACCACTGGTACTTCGGCAGCTACCCGGGTGCTCCGCGCCCCTCGGCGGGCTGA
- a CDS encoding MmcQ/YjbR family DNA-binding protein, producing the protein MRSADRPAQADGGAGAAQADGGAGAAQADGGAGAAQADGGAGPVPAGDDRPAPVPAGDAAAVDDAAAVQRLRAVCLALPEVDERVSHGEPTWFAGPGRRARVFVMLADHHHDDRLAFWCPAAAGAQEFLVAEEPELFFRPPYVGHRGWVGVRLDVPPVDWERVEDLVADAHALVTGRGAGRRPRSVDAPPS; encoded by the coding sequence GTGCGGTCAGCCGACCGGCCGGCGCAGGCCGACGGCGGGGCGGGCGCGGCGCAGGCCGACGGCGGGGCGGGCGCGGCGCAGGCCGACGGCGGGGCGGGCGCGGCGCAGGCCGACGGCGGGGCGGGCCCGGTTCCCGCCGGAGACGACCGGCCCGCCCCGGTTCCCGCCGGCGACGCGGCGGCCGTCGACGACGCGGCGGCCGTCCAGCGGCTGCGGGCCGTCTGCCTGGCCCTGCCGGAGGTCGACGAGCGGGTCAGCCACGGCGAGCCGACCTGGTTCGCCGGCCCCGGCCGCCGAGCGCGGGTGTTCGTGATGCTCGCCGACCACCACCACGACGACCGGCTGGCGTTCTGGTGCCCGGCGGCCGCCGGCGCGCAGGAGTTCCTGGTCGCCGAGGAGCCGGAGCTGTTCTTCCGCCCGCCGTACGTCGGCCACCGGGGCTGGGTGGGCGTCCGTCTCGACGTCCCCCCGGTGGACTGGGAGCGGGTCGAGGACCTGGTCGCGGACGCGCACGCCCTGGTGACCGGCCGGGGCGCCGGGCGGCGGCCCCGATCCGTCGACGCCCCGCCGTCTTGA
- a CDS encoding saccharopine dehydrogenase has translation MTTSNNTPAPGTDSPDLLTLDPHGPVLLVGGYGTVGGELARMVAAERPVLLTGRSEERGAALVRELGGAPHAAVRRWDLADPAPFTAAVSAVVGVVNDPDDRVLRAAARAGVPYVDVTRWTVRLQRAATVAALLRPTAPVLLSSAWMGGVVGLVAAALAERLGGADRVETSIRWDLADRAGADSVEFMDRLGLDYEVISAGRRRTVAPLTEARTVRIGDHPTRVARIDTPEQFTLPLTLGTTTATTRIGFSSDLSTRALLAAKHTGFFRWGRGDRWQSARRALLYSPGEGGTALLRVDVRHAGRTLGAVVEDRAGQAHLTAVGGLLALRRILGSDGAAAAPAGVSFPEQTPHPARVVADLAALGVAVDISPAPGLDAAA, from the coding sequence ATGACCACTTCGAACAACACCCCGGCCCCCGGCACCGACAGCCCGGACCTCCTCACGCTCGACCCCCACGGACCGGTCCTCCTGGTCGGCGGCTACGGGACGGTCGGCGGCGAACTCGCCCGGATGGTCGCGGCCGAGCGCCCCGTCCTGCTCACCGGCCGGTCGGAGGAGCGCGGCGCGGCCCTCGTCCGCGAGCTCGGCGGCGCCCCGCACGCCGCCGTCCGCCGCTGGGACCTCGCCGACCCCGCCCCCTTCACCGCGGCGGTGAGCGCCGTCGTCGGCGTCGTCAACGACCCCGACGACCGGGTGCTCCGGGCGGCCGCCCGCGCCGGTGTCCCGTACGTGGACGTCACCCGCTGGACCGTCCGGCTCCAGCGCGCCGCCACCGTCGCCGCCCTGCTGCGCCCCACCGCGCCGGTGCTGCTCTCCTCGGCCTGGATGGGCGGCGTGGTCGGTCTCGTCGCGGCCGCGCTGGCCGAACGCCTCGGCGGGGCGGACCGGGTCGAGACCTCGATCCGCTGGGACCTCGCCGACCGGGCCGGCGCGGACTCCGTCGAGTTCATGGACCGGCTCGGGCTGGACTACGAGGTGATCAGCGCGGGCCGGCGCCGTACCGTCGCCCCGCTGACCGAGGCGCGCACCGTCCGGATCGGCGACCACCCCACCCGGGTCGCCCGGATCGACACGCCCGAACAGTTCACCCTGCCGCTCACCCTCGGCACCACCACGGCCACCACCCGGATCGGCTTCAGCTCCGACCTCAGCACCCGGGCCCTGCTGGCCGCCAAGCACACCGGCTTCTTCCGCTGGGGCCGGGGCGACCGCTGGCAGTCCGCCCGCCGCGCCCTGCTGTACTCCCCCGGCGAGGGCGGCACCGCGCTGCTGCGCGTCGACGTCCGGCACGCCGGCCGCACCCTCGGCGCGGTCGTCGAGGACCGCGCCGGCCAGGCCCACCTCACCGCCGTCGGCGGCCTGCTCGCCCTCCGCCGCATCCTTGGCTCGGACGGCGCGGCGGCGGCACCGGCCGGCGTCTCCTTCCCCGAGCAGACACCGCACCCGGCCCGGGTGGTGGCCGACCTCGCCGCCCTGGGGGTCGCGGTCGACATCAGCCCCGCGCCCGGCTTGGATGCTGCTGCATGA